The Bubalus bubalis isolate 160015118507 breed Murrah chromosome 1, NDDB_SH_1, whole genome shotgun sequence genome includes a region encoding these proteins:
- the LOC102402041 gene encoding tubulin-folding cofactor B-like, translating into MELELYGPDDKFYCKLDQDDALLGSYPIDDGCRIHVIDHNSARLGEYEDISKVEKYEISQEAYEQRQDSIRSFLKRNKLGRFNEEEQAQQEAENSQHLIEEAAQASTIPAGSHCEVWTPGQPPHRGTVMYVGLTDFKPGYWIGVRYDEPLGENDGSVNGKHYFECQAEYGAFVKPSVMTVGDFPEEDYGLDEM; encoded by the coding sequence ATGGAACTGGAGCTGTATGGACCTGACGACAAGTTCTACTGCAAGCTGGATCAGGATGATGCGTTGCTGGGCTCCTACCCCATAGACGACGGCTGTCGCATCCATGTCATTGACCACAACAGTGCCCGCCTTGGGGAGTATGAGGACATATCCAAGGTGGAGAAATACGAGATCTCACAAGAAGCCTATGAACAGAGGCAAGACTCAATCCGCTCCTTCCTGAAGCGCAACAAGCTAGGTCGATTCAATGAAGAAGAGCAGGCCCAGCAAGAGGCCGAGAACTCCCAGCACCTTATCGAGGAGGCGGCCCAGGCCAGCACCATCCCTGCGGGCAGCCACTGTGAGGTGTGGACACCTGGGCAGCCCCCTCACAGGGGCACCGTCATGTATGTAGGACTGACAGATTTCAAACCTGGCTACTGGATTGGCGTCCGCTATGATGAACCACTAGGGGAAAACGATGGCAGCGTGAATGGAAAACACTACTTTGAATGCCAGGCTGAGTACGGCGCCTTCGTCAAGCCATCAGTCATGAcagtgggggacttccctgaagaGGACTACGGTTTGGATGAGATGTGA